A stretch of Babylonia areolata isolate BAREFJ2019XMU chromosome 23, ASM4173473v1, whole genome shotgun sequence DNA encodes these proteins:
- the LOC143298007 gene encoding bifunctional 3'-5' exonuclease/ATP-dependent helicase WRN-like: MSSRRKRKRPLPDWVGESYSSSKRSEDEEEAATSGAAEQKQQSPSADSGSYIGAKNNPRCTHQTRGGKCFTGARASNKPSKDEPLSAEEVIRMSLPLLKFEGSLIYSYNRSECSVLCEDLLSSLSPEDVWHVGLDMEWPVDYQPGATKKVALIQVCTAQDKCYLFHIAPMGALPKALKNLLSHSQIFKYGINIESDFWKLERDFDIQVRPIIRESVKDLGTLANIKLKSAERWTLDGLTRNVLRKRLDKVETVRCGRWDSCPLSEEQIQYAACDAYASYLLANHLKDK; the protein is encoded by the coding sequence ATGTCTTCcaggagaaaaaggaaaagaccaCTACCTGACTGGGTGGGGGAGTCATACAGTTCATCAAAGAGGAGcgaagatgaagaggaggcagCAACATCAGGCGCAGCAGAACAAAAGCAACAGTCACCATCAGCAGATTCTGGATCATACATTGGTGCCAAAAACAATCCCCGATGTACTCACCAGACGAGAGGTGGCAAATGTTTTACTGGTGCGAGAGCCAGTAATAAACCCAGCAAAGATGAGCCATTATCTGCAGAAGAGGTCATCCGTATGTCCTTGCCGCTTCTGAAGTTTGAGGGATCACTGATATACTCTTACAACCGCTCGGAGTGTTCAGTGCTTTGTGAAGACCTGCTGTCCAGTCTGTCGCCAGAAGATGTCTGGCATGTAGGACTGGACATGGAATGGCCTGTGGACTACCAGCCTGGTGCAACAAAGAAAGTGGCTCTGATTCAGGTTTGCACAGCACAAGATAAGTGCTACCTTTTCCACATTGCACCGATGGGAGCTCTGCCTAAAGCTTTGAAGAACTTACTCTCTCACAGTCAGATCTTCAAATATGGAATCAACATTGAGTCGGACTTTTGGAAACTggagagagactttgacattCAGGTGAGGCCTATCATTCGAGAGTCTGTGAAGGATCTTGGGACGCTTGCAAACATCAAGCTAAAGTCAGCGGAAAGGTGGACCTTGGATGGTTTAACAAGAAACGTTCTGCGCAAACGTTTGGATAAGGTAGAAACGGTGCGGTGTGGCAGGTGGGACTCCTGCCCTTTGTCAGAAGAGCAAATTCAGTATGCTGCATGTGATGCCTATGCCAGCTATCTGCTGGCAAATCATTTGAAGGATAAATAA